Proteins from a single region of Caloramator sp. E03:
- a CDS encoding alpha/beta hydrolase, with translation MEKKMSQVEREKIIKIPLADTSYIKRKYLDIPYANNSNAQKLDIYLPDEGEGQFPVIVAIHGGAFAIGDKKDIQLNPQLNALKRGYAVVSVNYRLSGEALFPAGIMDLKAAIRWIKANADKYGFNPNKIAAWGGSAGGYYSVMLGATPMIKEFEDLTMGNSEYSCEIQAVVDWFGPTNFLKMDEQLAQAGLGPTDHNDEDSPESRLLGGKITEIPERVEYANPINYITKNMPPIFIQHGDKDHIVPFGQSILLVEKLKEVVGSERFYFETLNGADHADPAFENPENIEKVLNFLDKYLK, from the coding sequence ATGGAAAAGAAGATGAGTCAGGTTGAAAGGGAAAAAATAATAAAAATACCTTTAGCTGATACAAGCTATATTAAAAGAAAATATTTAGACATACCTTATGCAAATAATTCAAATGCTCAAAAACTTGATATTTATCTTCCAGATGAAGGGGAAGGACAATTCCCAGTTATTGTTGCAATCCATGGAGGAGCCTTTGCAATTGGGGATAAAAAGGATATACAGTTAAATCCACAACTAAATGCATTAAAAAGAGGATATGCAGTGGTATCTGTTAACTACCGTTTAAGTGGGGAGGCACTTTTCCCAGCAGGGATTATGGATTTAAAAGCTGCTATAAGGTGGATAAAGGCAAATGCAGATAAATATGGCTTTAACCCTAATAAAATAGCTGCGTGGGGAGGATCAGCAGGAGGATATTATTCTGTAATGCTTGGGGCAACACCGATGATAAAAGAATTTGAAGATTTAACTATGGGTAACTCTGAATATTCATGTGAAATACAAGCTGTTGTTGATTGGTTTGGACCAACAAATTTCTTAAAGATGGATGAACAGCTTGCACAGGCAGGTCTTGGGCCAACTGATCATAATGATGAGGATTCTCCAGAATCAAGATTGCTTGGAGGTAAAATAACAGAAATTCCTGAAAGGGTAGAATATGCAAATCCTATAAATTATATTACTAAAAACATGCCTCCTATATTTATTCAACATGGTGATAAAGATCATATAGTACCATTTGGGCAATCAATACTTTTAGTAGAGAAACTAAAAGAAGTAGTTGGCAGTGAAAGATTTTATTTTGAAACTTTAAATGGAGCAGATCATGCAGATCCTGCATTTGAGAACCCTGAGAATATTGAAAAGGTATTAAATTTTTTAGACAAGTATTTAAAATGA
- a CDS encoding LysR family transcriptional regulator, whose translation MDILQIKYFYYIVKLGSFSEAAAELNISQSSLSKRISSLENELNVMLFDRTTRRVNLTDAGKIFLSFSEKILFEYEDIQNKLKDFSIPAKGKLKISTIPVMSQYNITSLISGFKEIYPGINIFINETEYKSILYSLYDSEYSLAFLRTNYIDMDKFDIIPISTDKLSVCIPKNHPFASKKSIDINEIKNEKLILLDQNSGIYDIVVSACKSACFEPNILYTNTRIETIIGLIAAGEGISLLMDKVVRFFNNPDIYILPLSKPINSTIALVKLKKQKLSSNEKLFWNYVSEVFSKKNV comes from the coding sequence ATGGACATACTTCAAATCAAATATTTTTATTATATAGTCAAATTAGGAAGTTTTTCAGAGGCTGCTGCTGAACTTAATATTTCTCAATCTTCTCTTTCAAAAAGAATATCATCTCTTGAAAATGAGCTAAATGTAATGCTATTTGACAGGACAACCAGAAGAGTAAATTTAACTGATGCAGGTAAGATTTTTCTTTCCTTTAGCGAAAAAATTCTTTTTGAATATGAAGATATTCAAAATAAATTAAAAGATTTTTCTATTCCTGCAAAGGGAAAGCTTAAAATTTCCACAATTCCTGTAATGTCACAGTATAATATAACTTCATTGATATCAGGATTTAAAGAAATATATCCAGGTATTAATATTTTTATAAATGAAACTGAATATAAATCCATATTATATTCGCTTTATGATTCTGAGTATTCTCTTGCTTTTTTAAGAACCAACTATATTGATATGGATAAATTTGATATAATCCCAATTTCAACTGACAAACTGTCAGTATGCATTCCTAAGAATCATCCTTTTGCATCCAAAAAATCAATTGATATAAATGAAATAAAAAATGAAAAACTTATTCTTCTTGATCAAAATTCAGGTATATATGATATAGTTGTATCTGCATGTAAAAGTGCCTGTTTTGAACCTAACATATTATATACCAATACGCGTATTGAAACCATTATAGGTCTTATTGCTGCTGGAGAAGGTATTTCTCTTCTTATGGACAAAGTTGTACGTTTTTTTAATAATCCCGATATATATATACTACCTCTTTCAAAACCTATAAATAGTACGATAGCTTTAGTAAAGCTAAAAAAACAAAAGCTTTCTTCAAATGAAAAGTTATTTTGGAATTATGTATCAGAAGTTTTTAGCAAAAAAAATGTTTGA
- a CDS encoding ABC transporter permease: protein MKIKLLIKKYAILLVLIGLIITFSIISPVFFSFENLINILVQQSYVIIAAIGLSFVMISGGMDLSVGYQLSLVSVITSICMVWYNISIPIAIIIGITTGIILGLFNGIATVFLKVHSLIITLGTMTIFQGISYIISKSNPIFGLKPEFKFIGQGYLFNIPFCIIIMLVCAVVASFILNKTYFGRYVYALGGNEEAARLAGVNIDKMKLIIFSICGFFVSIAAIVLVARAGSATSATGVGTEFTCMTAAVLGGISFKGGSGKIWGVMTGVLILGILSNGMQIIGLGTYPQYIAKGLVLLLAVGFDTYQKSGKKSKMIRKNNTEKVLAQ, encoded by the coding sequence ATGAAGATAAAGCTGTTAATTAAAAAATATGCAATCCTACTTGTATTAATAGGTCTAATAATTACATTTTCCATTATATCACCTGTTTTCTTTTCTTTTGAAAATTTAATCAATATACTTGTTCAACAATCTTATGTTATTATTGCTGCTATAGGTTTATCTTTTGTAATGATTAGTGGAGGCATGGACTTATCTGTTGGATATCAGCTATCTCTTGTAAGTGTTATAACGTCAATATGTATGGTTTGGTATAACATTTCTATCCCAATTGCAATAATAATTGGTATAACAACAGGTATTATATTGGGACTTTTTAATGGAATTGCTACAGTATTTTTAAAGGTCCATTCTTTAATTATTACATTAGGAACGATGACAATCTTTCAAGGAATATCTTATATAATATCAAAATCTAATCCTATTTTTGGCCTTAAACCAGAGTTTAAATTTATTGGACAAGGATATTTATTCAATATACCATTTTGTATAATAATCATGTTGGTGTGTGCAGTGGTTGCAAGTTTTATACTTAACAAAACATATTTTGGAAGATATGTTTATGCTTTGGGAGGGAATGAAGAGGCAGCACGACTTGCAGGAGTTAATATAGATAAAATGAAACTTATTATTTTTTCAATATGTGGATTTTTTGTATCTATAGCAGCAATAGTATTAGTAGCAAGAGCAGGATCTGCAACTTCAGCAACCGGTGTAGGAACAGAATTTACTTGCATGACAGCAGCAGTACTTGGAGGTATAAGTTTTAAAGGTGGAAGTGGTAAGATATGGGGTGTAATGACTGGTGTTCTCATACTTGGAATATTATCCAATGGAATGCAAATAATAGGGCTTGGAACTTATCCTCAATATATTGCAAAAGGACTTGTGTTACTTTTAGCTGTTGGATTTGACACATATCAAAAAAGTGGCAAGAAGAGTAAGATGATAAGGAAAAATAATACTGAAAAAGTATTAGCACAGTAA
- a CDS encoding response regulator → MKAIIADDEIWVCKLIEKLIDWDKLGIKIVAEVDNGIDAYNAILNEKPYIVITDIRMPGIDGLELIKKVRESGIETNFIIISGHKQFEYAQNAVRYGVEDYLLKPINKEELLNILIKLRDRYFINNKKLEEEMMIRKQLTYNIGRIRKQFLYNILLNINNVEDTDINKINNEYNFNFKSGKFQGIILKVDKKNNEDINENYENIILNKLCEIVKKNLKEICQDIETINFNKRVVCILNYCEEKSNLMKKIYKKIFEDVKNYLEIQEYFYLTMAFGLVADNIKFIPDSLKSALDLINCRVVLGIDKTLDASNFNLGCVNISELLTVEKEISFTNYIESFDKKGIETWINDFFNSVRFKIEEDPLIIFKGYNKIIEIFFDTMKKTDFQYEDYIKEKIYKK, encoded by the coding sequence ATGAAAGCTATAATTGCAGATGATGAGATATGGGTTTGCAAACTTATTGAAAAGTTAATAGATTGGGATAAGCTTGGGATAAAAATTGTTGCAGAAGTTGATAATGGAATTGACGCATATAATGCAATTTTAAATGAAAAGCCTTATATTGTTATAACTGATATAAGAATGCCTGGGATAGATGGATTGGAATTGATAAAAAAAGTTAGAGAGTCAGGCATAGAAACAAATTTTATAATAATAAGTGGGCATAAACAGTTTGAGTATGCACAAAATGCGGTTAGATACGGTGTAGAGGATTACCTTCTAAAACCAATAAATAAAGAAGAATTACTTAATATTTTAATAAAGCTAAGGGATAGATACTTTATAAATAATAAAAAACTTGAAGAAGAAATGATGATAAGAAAACAGCTCACATACAATATAGGGAGAATAAGAAAACAATTTTTATATAATATATTATTAAATATCAACAACGTTGAAGATACTGATATCAATAAAATAAATAATGAATATAATTTCAATTTTAAATCTGGAAAGTTTCAAGGGATTATTTTAAAAGTTGATAAAAAAAACAATGAAGATATAAATGAAAACTATGAGAATATAATTCTTAATAAGCTATGTGAAATAGTTAAAAAAAACTTAAAAGAAATATGTCAAGATATAGAAACGATAAATTTTAATAAAAGAGTAGTATGTATCTTAAATTACTGTGAAGAAAAAAGTAATTTAATGAAAAAAATTTATAAAAAAATATTTGAAGATGTTAAAAATTATCTTGAGATACAGGAATATTTTTATTTAACTATGGCTTTTGGATTAGTTGCTGATAATATAAAATTTATTCCCGATTCATTAAAGTCAGCTTTGGATTTAATAAATTGCAGGGTAGTTTTAGGAATAGATAAAACATTAGATGCATCAAACTTTAATTTAGGGTGTGTAAATATTAGTGAGTTATTAACTGTGGAAAAAGAAATAAGTTTTACAAATTATATAGAGTCCTTTGATAAAAAAGGAATAGAAACTTGGATTAATGATTTCTTTAATTCAGTTAGATTTAAAATAGAAGAAGATCCTCTAATAATATTTAAAGGGTACAATAAAATAATTGAAATATTTTTTGATACAATGAAAAAAACTGATTTTCAATATGAAGATTATATCAAAGAAAAAATATACAAAAAATAG
- a CDS encoding helix-turn-helix domain-containing protein, translating to MHLQYKKAQENKPIRVAKQYISKNYKKDITLEDIANEVHLNPVYFSVMFKKEVGMNFSEYLINYRIDIAKELLKNKNYNICQIADMVGYKDSKYFSKLFTKVVGIKPLEYRKLYS from the coding sequence ATGCATCTTCAATATAAAAAAGCCCAGGAAAACAAGCCAATAAGAGTTGCTAAACAATATATTAGTAAGAACTATAAAAAGGATATTACATTAGAGGATATAGCCAATGAAGTTCACTTAAATCCTGTTTATTTTAGTGTAATGTTCAAAAAGGAAGTAGGCATGAATTTTAGTGAATATTTAATTAATTATAGAATTGATATAGCAAAGGAATTATTAAAAAATAAAAACTATAATATATGTCAAATTGCAGATATGGTAGGATACAAAGATTCAAAATATTTTAGCAAATTATTTACGAAAGTTGTGGGGATTAAACCTTTAGAGTATAGAAAGCTATATTCATAA
- a CDS encoding UbiD family decarboxylase has product MNENIKVNDLRSAIELLKTVPDQLIETNEEVDLHAELAGVYRYIGAGGTVQRPTKVGPAMIFNNINGYKDARVIIGLLASRKRVALLLGTEPDKLGFFLNESVKNPIEPIIVPKEKAPCQQVVHYANKEGFDIRKIIPAATNTEEDAGPYITMGMCYASDPETGESDITIHRLCIQNKDEISIFFTPGCRHLDAYRKKAEEKGEPLPISISIGVDPAIEIGACFEPPTTPLGFNELSIAGAIRKEPVELVQCLTINEKAIAKAEYVIEGEIIPNKRIREDINTNTGKAMPEFPGYIGVADSAVPVIKVKAVTHRFNPIMQTCIGPSEEHVSMAGIPTEASIINMIERAMPGKLVNVYCHSSGGGKYMAIIQFKKSIPSDEGRQRQAALIAFSAFSELKHVILVDEDVDIFDSNDVLWALNTRYQGDIDTIFIPGVRCHPLDPSQTSEYNPFITQKGISCKVIFDCTVPFHLKESFKRAKFKDVDVKKFVPDLFK; this is encoded by the coding sequence ATGAATGAAAATATAAAGGTTAATGATTTACGCTCGGCAATAGAATTGCTTAAAACTGTGCCTGATCAATTAATTGAGACAAATGAGGAAGTTGATCTCCATGCAGAATTGGCAGGGGTGTATAGATATATAGGAGCAGGAGGAACTGTGCAGCGTCCTACAAAAGTAGGGCCTGCAATGATATTTAATAATATAAATGGTTATAAAGATGCAAGGGTTATTATAGGTCTTTTAGCTAGCCGCAAAAGAGTTGCACTGCTTTTAGGTACAGAGCCTGATAAACTTGGATTTTTTCTAAATGAATCTGTAAAAAATCCTATTGAGCCAATTATAGTGCCTAAGGAAAAAGCACCGTGCCAGCAGGTAGTACACTATGCAAATAAGGAAGGTTTTGATATTAGAAAAATTATTCCTGCAGCAACAAACACAGAAGAAGATGCAGGCCCTTATATAACAATGGGGATGTGCTATGCATCAGATCCTGAAACTGGCGAATCAGATATTACAATACACAGATTATGTATTCAAAATAAAGATGAAATTTCTATTTTTTTCACACCTGGATGTAGGCATTTAGATGCTTATAGAAAGAAAGCGGAAGAGAAAGGTGAGCCTCTTCCTATTTCCATTAGTATAGGAGTAGATCCTGCAATAGAAATTGGGGCATGTTTTGAGCCTCCAACAACACCACTTGGATTTAATGAATTAAGTATTGCCGGGGCAATAAGAAAAGAACCTGTAGAGCTGGTTCAATGCCTAACAATTAATGAAAAAGCAATTGCTAAAGCTGAATATGTTATTGAAGGAGAAATAATCCCAAATAAGAGAATAAGAGAAGATATTAATACAAATACAGGTAAAGCAATGCCTGAATTTCCAGGATATATTGGAGTCGCAGACTCAGCAGTTCCTGTAATAAAAGTAAAGGCGGTTACACACAGGTTTAATCCTATTATGCAAACATGTATAGGGCCAAGTGAAGAACATGTAAGTATGGCTGGGATACCGACGGAAGCAAGCATTATTAATATGATAGAAAGAGCTATGCCAGGTAAGTTAGTTAATGTTTATTGTCACTCATCAGGTGGTGGAAAATATATGGCTATAATTCAATTTAAAAAGAGTATACCAAGTGATGAAGGTAGACAAAGACAAGCTGCTTTAATAGCATTTTCTGCTTTTTCAGAATTAAAACATGTAATTTTAGTTGATGAAGATGTGGATATTTTTGATAGCAATGATGTGCTATGGGCTCTAAATACACGTTACCAAGGGGATATTGATACTATATTTATTCCAGGGGTTAGGTGTCATCCTTTAGATCCTTCACAAACTTCAGAATATAATCCATTTATAACTCAAAAAGGAATATCATGCAAAGTAATTTTTGATTGTACAGTACCATTTCACCTAAAAGAATCTTTTAAAAGAGCAAAATTTAAAGATGTAGATGTTAAAAAATTTGTACCAGATTTATTTAAATAA
- a CDS encoding sugar ABC transporter ATP-binding protein produces the protein MSSKNVVLSLKNITKTYPGVIALNDFSIDFYEGEIHALLGENGAGKSTLIKIISGAITPDAGYITVKNKTFKKMTPKISRENGIEVIYQEFILVDSLSAAENIYLGKRTGKLVNYDLMELEARELFKQFNIEINPSTLVGDLTTAQRQIVEIAKAISKNAKILIMDEPSAPLTVNEVECMFSIIRRLKECGVTIIYISHRLDEIFRISDRVTVMRDGCFISTKNTNETNRNELINLMVGRELKESYPKRTKTPSDIALEVKHLTGNGVEDITFNVKKGEILGIGGLVGAGRTELARLIFGVEKIEKGEIYIEGKKVTIKSPSDAIKKGIGLIPEDRKIQGCFLDMNIKWNISFNNIKNISKYLIVDKKVEEETANRYKDILRIKTPSILQDVKNLSGGNQQKVVLAKTLASNPKIIIFDEPTRGIDVGAKQEIYNLMNQLAENGIAIIMISSDMEELLGMSDRILVLCEGVQTGIVEKQDFSQDYILNLASGS, from the coding sequence TTGAGTAGTAAAAATGTTGTTTTATCCTTAAAAAACATTACTAAAACTTATCCTGGAGTTATAGCATTAAACGACTTTTCAATAGATTTTTACGAAGGAGAAATTCATGCCTTATTAGGAGAAAATGGGGCAGGAAAATCAACGTTGATAAAGATTATTTCAGGAGCAATTACTCCCGATGCAGGATATATAACGGTAAAAAATAAGACATTTAAAAAGATGACACCTAAAATTTCAAGGGAGAATGGTATAGAAGTAATATATCAAGAATTTATTCTTGTCGATTCATTATCTGCAGCTGAAAATATTTATTTAGGTAAGAGGACTGGGAAATTAGTAAATTATGATTTAATGGAATTAGAGGCAAGAGAATTATTTAAACAATTTAATATCGAAATAAATCCCTCAACTCTTGTTGGAGATTTAACAACAGCTCAAAGGCAAATAGTAGAGATTGCTAAGGCAATATCAAAGAATGCAAAAATATTAATTATGGACGAACCGAGTGCACCATTAACTGTTAATGAAGTTGAATGTATGTTTTCGATAATACGAAGGCTAAAGGAATGTGGTGTTACAATAATATATATATCTCATAGGTTAGATGAGATTTTTAGAATATCAGATAGAGTAACAGTTATGAGAGATGGATGCTTTATTTCAACTAAAAATACAAATGAAACAAATAGAAATGAGCTTATTAACCTTATGGTAGGAAGAGAACTAAAAGAATCATATCCTAAGAGAACAAAAACTCCAAGTGATATAGCATTAGAAGTAAAACATTTAACAGGTAATGGTGTAGAAGACATCACCTTTAACGTTAAAAAAGGTGAAATATTAGGTATTGGAGGGCTTGTTGGAGCAGGAAGAACTGAGCTTGCCAGATTAATATTTGGAGTTGAAAAAATTGAAAAAGGTGAGATATATATTGAAGGGAAAAAAGTGACTATAAAATCTCCTTCAGATGCTATAAAAAAAGGAATAGGCCTTATTCCTGAAGACAGAAAAATACAGGGATGTTTTTTGGATATGAATATAAAATGGAATATTTCATTTAATAATATAAAAAATATTTCAAAATATTTAATAGTTGATAAAAAAGTAGAAGAAGAAACTGCAAATAGATATAAAGATATTTTAAGAATAAAAACACCATCTATATTACAAGATGTGAAGAATTTAAGCGGAGGAAATCAGCAGAAGGTTGTTCTTGCAAAGACTTTAGCCTCGAATCCTAAGATTATAATATTCGATGAGCCAACTAGAGGAATAGATGTTGGTGCAAAGCAGGAAATATACAACCTTATGAATCAACTTGCTGAAAATGGTATAGCTATTATAATGATTTCCTCAGATATGGAAGAATTGCTAGGTATGTCTGATAGGATTCTTGTATTATGCGAAGGAGTCCAGACAGGAATTGTTGAAAAACAAGATTTTAGTCAGGATTATATACTAAATTTAGCTTCAGGCAGTTAA
- a CDS encoding sensor histidine kinase, with product MIEYLKKILEKILKHKEHYLKIFYFNAIFILLFETIILIYYSIKYQIDLKILIVLNLIILALLIVSFVLFILRFEEEIKNNSNLKCDLCKTDKEFLLNNLSKKTEIDALQSQIKPHFLYNTLESIRGQALIEGASGIADMTEALANFFRYSISLKGSIVTLEDELKNIDNYFLIQQYRFNNKFNIVKKFDDCDEGILECSIPKLTLQPIVENAIYHGLEPKIGKGTVVIRIYNTQDRIVIIISDNGIGMEKEKVEVLNEKLNNAFKFISENKEQKKSGIALINVDRRIKLLFGEEYGIKIYSTPEIGTDVEIVLPLIRKEENKTII from the coding sequence ATGATTGAGTATTTGAAGAAAATACTTGAGAAAATTTTGAAACATAAAGAACATTATCTAAAAATATTTTATTTTAATGCAATTTTTATATTGCTATTTGAAACGATTATCCTTATATATTATAGCATTAAATACCAGATTGATTTAAAGATATTAATAGTATTGAATCTTATTATTTTAGCTTTATTAATAGTTTCTTTTGTGTTATTTATATTAAGGTTTGAAGAAGAAATTAAAAATAATAGCAATTTAAAGTGTGATTTATGTAAAACTGATAAAGAATTTTTATTGAATAATCTATCAAAAAAAACTGAAATTGATGCACTTCAAAGTCAAATAAAGCCTCATTTTTTGTATAACACTCTTGAATCAATTAGAGGACAAGCTCTCATAGAGGGGGCTAGTGGAATAGCAGATATGACAGAAGCACTTGCAAACTTTTTTAGATATAGTATAAGCCTAAAAGGCTCTATTGTAACTTTAGAGGATGAGCTAAAAAATATTGATAACTATTTTCTTATTCAACAATATAGGTTTAATAATAAGTTTAATATAGTAAAAAAATTTGATGATTGCGATGAAGGAATCTTAGAATGTAGTATACCAAAACTAACTCTTCAGCCAATTGTGGAAAATGCTATTTATCATGGCCTAGAACCTAAAATAGGTAAAGGTACAGTTGTTATAAGGATATATAACACGCAGGATAGGATAGTAATTATTATTAGTGACAATGGAATAGGTATGGAGAAAGAAAAGGTTGAAGTTCTAAATGAAAAATTAAATAATGCATTTAAATTTATATCTGAAAATAAAGAACAGAAAAAATCAGGGATTGCACTTATTAATGTTGATAGGAGAATAAAACTTTTGTTTGGTGAAGAATATGGGATTAAAATTTACAGTACACCTGAAATAGGAACTGATGTAGAAATTGTATTACCATTAATAAGAAAAGAAGAGAATAAAACTATAATTTAA
- a CDS encoding sugar ABC transporter substrate-binding protein, producing MKKFNKISTLFLCVFFMIAVLITSGCGNSTTTKTTNQETTNKRKLIGYCIPDTSEPFLANLSNSVKQMFEKDGVEVQIANAAGDANTQVSQIENFATMKADLIIVMAVDPTSVADAIKKAQASGCKVLVAGSDTGVYDAIMYIDQFEDGKMIAKMAADYISAKYPNAAPNSIEVAILESRDTPEASQRCDGMAEITKLCPAAKVVKVIGGIKNTDAAQAAAENLFQTNPNVKVVLCYNSGAGIGVNAYAMRPGSKITDKSDFAVFCSDLDPQSKQAVIDSASNKSVLRGVVKFGGKDLAADTYTLAKKMINGEQFNKKNPDPLTPITPENANEF from the coding sequence ATGAAAAAATTCAACAAAATTTCAACACTTTTTTTATGTGTATTTTTTATGATTGCAGTTTTAATAACAAGTGGGTGTGGGAATTCGACAACCACTAAAACAACAAATCAAGAAACAACAAATAAAAGAAAATTAATAGGATATTGTATACCTGATACTTCAGAACCTTTTTTAGCTAATCTATCAAATAGTGTAAAGCAGATGTTTGAAAAAGATGGGGTTGAAGTTCAGATAGCAAATGCTGCTGGTGATGCAAATACGCAGGTAAGCCAGATAGAAAACTTTGCTACAATGAAAGCTGACTTGATAATAGTAATGGCGGTAGATCCAACAAGTGTTGCTGATGCAATAAAGAAAGCTCAAGCTTCTGGTTGTAAAGTATTAGTTGCAGGAAGTGACACAGGAGTATATGATGCGATTATGTATATTGACCAGTTTGAGGATGGAAAAATGATAGCTAAGATGGCTGCAGACTATATTTCAGCAAAATATCCTAATGCTGCACCAAATAGTATTGAAGTTGCAATACTTGAATCCAGGGATACACCAGAAGCAAGCCAAAGATGTGATGGTATGGCTGAAATAACTAAACTATGCCCGGCTGCAAAAGTTGTAAAGGTAATTGGAGGAATTAAAAATACTGATGCTGCCCAGGCTGCTGCCGAAAATTTATTTCAGACAAATCCAAATGTAAAAGTTGTTCTTTGCTACAATTCAGGTGCTGGAATAGGTGTAAATGCTTATGCAATGAGACCGGGCTCAAAGATAACTGATAAATCAGATTTTGCAGTATTTTGCTCAGATTTAGATCCACAAAGCAAGCAGGCAGTTATAGATTCTGCTTCAAACAAAAGCGTTTTACGTGGCGTTGTTAAATTTGGAGGAAAAGATTTAGCAGCTGATACTTATACACTTGCTAAAAAGATGATTAATGGAGAGCAATTTAACAAAAAGAATCCGGATCCACTTACACCAATTACTCCTGAAAATGCAAATGAATTTTAA
- a CDS encoding ATP-binding cassette domain-containing protein: MKQEILRMERIRINNNEIQLHNININLFYGEVLGLIGLNDSGKTTITKILNGTQAIDEGNIYLYGKKIISDRIKKPGKMGIFCIYNNLQLIPNLTISDNIFVIRENSLKKITLNENAINNETNKLLKMINMNVNPKMLIEDLSIPEQYLILLVKAVSLNSKIIVIDDIFGGYSKKDIENLKQVIFALKNTGISFIITNNQFEDIMGICDRMTILREGTTIKNLYKDEFCGEKISILLKGIHFNEKIIQPKKSFEEEILKIKDLRVKGSVNDISLNLYRGEILGIMDVERNYEELLKEVFFSPEGKENSCVILKGKEVKFKNYREALKYKIGIIPEDGLQKSIFYNMSLAENIIFMKLKNISKFLFIKNKILDFVLKEYSKTLNIDCYDKDIEIKELNRLNKQKILMYRWLLYKPDIIIMFNPFRGMDLMSRKEIHLLIEFMRKEGISFIIISSDQSEILNVCDRIAIINKSMVQYILNDEEKDINKVHQI, from the coding sequence ATGAAACAAGAAATATTAAGAATGGAACGAATTAGAATAAATAATAATGAAATACAGCTTCACAATATTAATATTAACTTGTTTTATGGTGAAGTATTGGGATTAATAGGTTTAAATGATTCTGGTAAAACAACTATTACAAAAATATTAAATGGCACACAAGCTATAGATGAAGGCAATATATATTTATATGGTAAAAAAATAATATCTGACAGAATAAAAAAACCAGGTAAAATGGGTATTTTTTGCATATATAATAATTTACAATTAATACCTAACTTAACGATATCAGATAATATATTTGTTATCAGAGAAAATAGTTTAAAAAAAATAACTTTAAATGAAAATGCTATAAATAACGAAACAAATAAATTGTTAAAAATGATTAATATGAATGTTAATCCTAAAATGCTAATTGAGGATCTATCAATACCTGAACAGTATTTAATTTTATTAGTTAAGGCTGTTTCACTTAATTCTAAGATAATAGTAATAGATGATATATTTGGAGGATATTCAAAAAAGGATATTGAAAATTTAAAGCAGGTTATATTTGCTTTAAAAAATACCGGTATATCATTTATAATAACTAATAATCAGTTTGAAGATATAATGGGTATATGTGATAGAATGACGATATTAAGAGAAGGTACTACAATAAAAAATTTATACAAAGATGAATTCTGTGGGGAAAAAATCAGCATATTACTTAAAGGAATACATTTTAATGAAAAAATAATACAGCCTAAGAAGAGCTTTGAAGAGGAAATTTTAAAGATTAAGGATTTGCGTGTAAAAGGTTCAGTAAATGATATAAGTTTAAACCTGTATAGGGGAGAAATACTGGGAATAATGGACGTGGAAAGGAATTATGAGGAATTGTTAAAAGAAGTTTTTTTCTCTCCTGAAGGAAAAGAAAATAGTTGTGTTATTTTAAAAGGAAAAGAAGTTAAATTTAAAAACTATAGAGAGGCATTAAAATATAAAATTGGAATAATACCTGAAGATGGCCTTCAAAAAAGTATTTTTTATAATATGAGCTTAGCTGAAAATATAATTTTTATGAAACTTAAAAATATAAGCAAATTTTTATTCATTAAAAATAAAATTTTAGATTTTGTGTTAAAGGAATATTCAAAGACATTGAATATAGATTGCTATGATAAAGATATAGAAATAAAAGAACTAAATAGGCTTAATAAGCAGAAAATTCTTATGTATAGATGGCTTTTATATAAACCGGATATTATTATAATGTTCAATCCATTTAGAGGGATGGATCTTATGTCAAGAAAAGAAATTCATTTATTAATTGAATTTATGAGAAAGGAAGGTATTTCTTTTATAATTATTTCATCAGATCAATCAGAAATTCTAAATGTATGTGATAGAATAGCAATAATTAATAAAAGTATGGTTCAATATATTTTAAATGATGAAGAAAAAGATATTAATAAAGTCCACCAAATCTAA